In the genome of Anopheles ziemanni unplaced genomic scaffold, idAnoZiCoDA_A2_x.2 scaffold_12_ctg1, whole genome shotgun sequence, the window CGTAAagcttttattaattttggcCAAAATACCCGCATTTTGCAAGCGTTAACCGTCCAGCCTATTTTGTGACACTTTCCGTTCACGCCACTCAGTCTGCAATTCACGATAAGCACCGGtgaaaagaaacgaagaaaGTGCATGAACATGGAGCACACTGCCGGATCGACTTTGGCGGACTGACACTGGTGGTCCGACATCGGTGGACTGACACTGGTGGACCGACGCTAACGGACTGACACCGATTGACCGACGAGAGTCATGGAATTGACGTGACGTGAAGGGAAACTTTACCGTCAGTCCCCAGGGACTGACATGGTGtgttaaatttctttttattcagAATTGTTCGagctgttttactttttcggtGCGTAACGGGAGGCAGCAGCGTTCGAAGCAGCTACAAATGTTCGTTTCAGTTTATCAGCTCTCGAGTCTCGATAGTTTGCAGCAAGGTCTTTAGATAATTCTGCAACCAGCTGCATTGTTTCCGTTGGGTATTTACATCCGAGAAGTTCAATGTTAGTAAAAACTTGGGCGAGGCAGACTAGCTCATCTTCAGCAAAGCGTTCCATATGAGTTTccataaacattttctttagcTCCCAATGCTCCTCACACTCGTagaatgttttatatttctctACATCAAATGTCATGATCGACAACTGAAATAAAGAATAAATTAGGGTTAGCAGAATTCAGTGCAGCTTTTAAGTTAAATGAAGAGAAGACTCAATGTGTACAGTGATAAAGACGCTTACATAAATCTTATAATCTTATGTTAAAGTCACACAAAGGTTCACTTTAATATTTGAGAAGCAGTCAACGAAGCTACAGCTTTCTTCTATGGCTATGTTGCTATTGAGATGAATTCAGCTTTTAGGGCCTGCACTGTACTATTTCAAAGGAGTGGGGTCATTTTAACAGTTAAATCTGCAACTATAGGCAACATGTCTCATTTATTAGGATATTCTATAAAACTAGACTCCTTTTTTTGTGAAGCTGGTTGTTTATGCAGAACTTTTTTTTAGGCCCAAGTGCAAATTGGCTAGCTGTCAAAACGAACAGGCCACCAaaatagtgttggcagaatcgggattcggaagattcgaagattcgatccctagacggattctaaagattcgaatcccatttgacagattctaaagattcgaatcgtATCTGACGGATTCTATgtatttgattcgattaggattcgaatcagatttgattggtttgggactcgatttgattcgattctgacttgatcctaaactgtttgaatcgactcacaatgatttgagtcgaattagtcacataactaggcgatctagagacaatgtaattgatttaagtttactcaaatcgaacgctgggtagaatgtccaatggacatcaatggatccatcactcaatggattgagttttttgcgcAATTTGCAAGTTAGGCTCTAGAAAAATTCCtggaacatatgttttacaaacaaatacagtagaatgtccattatccgagttgttctacccaaccaaacccatttcatcaggaccagaccatttttaccgGATTCTGAATCGGATTCTGTGGATTTAGATTAGGATACacaatttccagaccgacCGAGTCTGgtggtgaaacccaccagtacTACCACCTAGTAAGGGACCTGATCTCGTTCCTTCCATACAACGGccccgagcaatcacctcgaaaggtaaatcgccgagtcccccaaggttaacgaggcaccacTTTCCAGAGTGTGAGAGGATATTTGTTGTttgctctgtttgtagttccccccgccaattaccattggttgataatgtggtgccactatcaagaacagaaagggacctaactacagcgagatgtgtagatactatTAGTTCTTTCCGTACAGCCATGACCACCAATTGTCCTcgtttacgcgcgcgtgtctcaaaattATGTAGACTCATTACCCAAGGAGAACCTTGCTGCACGTTCCTACCAAAGGTATACATGCCTACCTAAAAGAACcttgccaagtgtatttttggtaggcatggactcctcataacctaccaatatttttttttggaggtaccgcagtggaaagaggtactggctgtcaaacctttgtttactgtttactgtttactgtgcaAGTCTGGCCAACTAGCAAGCGTtcctcggggtccacactacagcgcgacgtcgcctgacaggcgctgaactccatgcaaaaaaaaacctagcgcgattcgcgcgacatcgcacaaggtttttttatatggagttcagctcctgtcaggcgacgtcgcgctgtagtgtggaccccgagttcgACCGTTATAGCCGTATTATTGTGTGTGAAATGGACCGTCTTGTAAGAATGAAAAGCAGTGGCACGTTTTACCGTCAATTAAATAGTATTCGTAGAGCATGGAAAGTAGAGTCCGCTAATGAAGGTGGGTTAGTTATGAATTTGTAAACAATACCATTATTTTGCCAAACTACAACGTGAATTACCTTCCTTGAAACAGATTTGATCAGCCAGCCATCGGAAAATGTTCCAGATGGATCTGCAATTACCCGCTCGCCAAGTCCATTCCGTCCACCAAGCCCAatcgtacatcgaaggagcctgctacgatccgtggtcgctgtttgccggcacgaaccagaggaggcGTCGGACGATTTCTGAACATTTCCCCTGATTGATATGTATATAATATTATCgatgtatcaaaataataaaacaatcaaaaatattttcctgcatgaaaataattattttgggaaagaaaagggGGTAAGAACAAAGTATGATGtccccccccctctcacgaGTGCGGCGCTGAGTGACTTCGAGCAGAATTCGAGCTGGAAGCGAACGACATTACTAAATAGCCGCATTGTATGCAAAACTGTGTCTTTGATGAATCGGTTATTGCTAAATTAGCCGCGCATTCACTGCGCACGCCACTAGATGGCAGTGACAGAATTTCAAATTGACCGTGCTGGTTATGACGTATTCTAACTTAGCTTGggtaatatattttatctgttttaaGTTGGGTAAATGTGGCATAAGGTTAAGTAAAATGAATTtggatgttctttttttaactctcAGTCCATTCCATTAATACCTTAGAATGGTTACATATGTGTATTATTAAtgtgtaaattaaaaatgaatacgACCAATCCatgaatgtttcaattttcgtcATAAATTATTGACGAGATTGTATTccataaatgtttttgttttattaatattACTTAAAGCCAACATGAACATATTTAAATTCTTTATATTATACAATGAAACTCATTACATAAACTCAAAAGTATTTATAATCTGATTTACAAGGACTCGTTGGTATAGCTGCTATCAGCTCAGCATTTCCTTTCAGCCAGCAAATATCAATCTGACTACGAAAATTTCACACAGTTTAATACATTAACTGCCATATTAAGGACTGACAGTAAATTTTCCGTTCAAGTCGCGCCATTCCCTAGGAATTGAGATCGACGAATGTATGAGTCGTGCTTGTGCGCCGCGCGGGCGTATGACTTTCATCTATCAAGTATTACTTGAACGGAAAATGTCGCAAAACAACTTATTGTCATTAAAGATCTAAAATATTTTACGTTGATATTATACTGTTcacattattttcaataagttaGTTATGGCTTAGGTCTTGACTGATATGAATACTTTTAGAAACTGGTAAACAAGAAGCTTCCATACAATATGCATTTAAAAGAATATTATATTCATTGTGTTTAAGTAAACACGTTGTTGATGGTAAAGTTAAAATCGTAGCTTAATTATCGGTATTTTACTTTAAGAAATAGTTTGTTGAACAGTCCCGTTCTATAAGGGATTCAAATTTCTGCCTAAATTGTTTTGTGGCTGGCCGTGTCGATATTTTCTCGAGGATCAAAACGACACCACTAAGACTCTgcgcgaaaacaaaacgacgaggctagccattttttccctattttcaaagtgttgttttcctGGAATAATCATGCTGATCTCAACTATCTGGAAAATGTCTGGAGGATCAAAATCTGCATATTGTGAACATTGTTAAAACTTGTGCAGGACCAATGTATTAaatcgaaaaaacaaacaaaaacgtaaaaatatttcaattgttaTCCCAGTTATTGCTCAGGTTCCTTGTACATGAACTATTTGCAGACATGAATTGGTCATTGGCCATTTTACACAAGTAGAGCATTGTGTTTTCGTCAAATGTTTTCGGCAATGGTATCAATAATTCATCATTCGGATCATTCCAAACGTTTTGACGAACATAGATCAGAAAAGTGTGGCATGGTGTTTGCATAACTCCTAATTTCGGCGCTCACTAAGCCAGCCTTACGGTCCTTGGTTGAAATTTTAGCGATTTAGGAGATTTTTCAGCTGTTGTGTGGCATTCACGATCAAATGCTTCTCCGTTTGGACTTTAGAATGTTGGAATAGGTCCTACCTTAGGGTGCTGTTcatgggttttcgattggttttaGTTGAGATGCATGCGGAGGGTTAGAAATGTGGggtatttaaattatgtttgacCCGTTTAATTCCTCCGATGCTATTTGagcatgatttactgtggccgggtatgtccaaaccactgaatcaTACTCTTTATGattgttttctgataaagttgctTAATTACGAAATGAACTGCACGCTATACACTTCTCCAGACGCCGCAAGTCTTGCCAGGAAAAACAACGACTTTGTGCTCGCTGGTTTTCAGCCACGATATGGCGTTCTATGGAACCTCACGGGccccaaaacatttaaaatttactGGAAAAAGCTTCAAAAGGAACATAAAGTACCAGGGGTTTTTTCCCACTTGTCGTCGACtggctttaaataatatttggtCAAACATATAATCAAATGTAGTTGGTTTACTGTTTTGTCCACGGCGGATTCAACTTAAATCATGCAACTGTCATActtgttttgaatttaaaagaaatgctactctttatttagctttcaacagaaagttgctagcgTATTCCGGTTTTgcatgaaaagtcgttaaaatttgtctattttgtttaattctaACGTTATTCCTCGGAACAAGCTATTAATTGAACGAAAACGTCATTAGAAAATTTTAAGCTGTATTCCaatgaaaatatgatttttttttataaaaaatatgtttaccgCATGTTGATGAAACCGTGTCATAAgtacaaaattaagcaacgtatttttgaaacatagaATGACATATGATTGAATATGTTCAGTAGCAAGAATTGAAATGAGTTGAATCGAAttattgagggtattatgatccagttccgcgttattgctcgaaagtttccgcatatttgctcgaatagcaacctgggtatttatacaagCACAAGCTGACCCgacgaacttcgcctcgtcaAATAATTATGCAGTTTCTAATATTCTAAAATTTGCCTGTGAtgttaaatttggttttgaaaaactgtatagagaagaaatttgaattcattatattggaaatcattttattgtgattttattattgcttttATTGTAACGCAGCTTGTTAGACTGCATTTTTAGTCTTTTGTTCGGGTGCGTAAATGTACAATGATGCCGGTTTTCCTATGCGTGAACATGCAACATATAGCTGGCCATGAGAAAACCAAAGCATTTCTAGATTTAAGCCAAACACTTCCAGCGACTGCCCTTGTGACTTGTTGATTGTCATCGCAAATGCAAGATTCACTGGAAATTGAATTCGGTTGAACTGAAATAGTATATCGATCGATTTCAAGGAAATTCTAGGAATATACATACATCCTAAGATCGAGCgattttgatgaatttgagggtaaatcatgaatttttccattcatttggCTGGCTGGGTATCGTTCGATTTCAAGGAAATTCTAGGAATTAAACATTCGGTCCGCTAATAAGCCCCTTTTAATATTCTTGCCTCTATGCTATTGTTCATAAGCTGTATTGATTTGTATGATCGCAAATCTCCCGGAACTTGGTTTAGAATTGTCCAGTTGAGGTCATTAACATCTATATTTTTCGCAGCTAATATTGCACGTGAACTCAATCAATCGTTAGCTTAATTTTGGGTGATATTTGGATACACATTAGTTATGAGATCCTCTTTAGTTGAAGTGAATTGGCAAATGGTAGTCGGAATTGATATTAATCCACTGGATATATTAACCGGAATCTATCCGTTTCCAATTCTTAGAAGCTCTTTGGAGAAAACTCTTGCGCTTTTATCCTGTTGCAAGTGCACTCGCATATTTATAGTCAATCGTATGGTTTTTACGTATTGCCAAAAATACGATGATTTGAGACATGCATTTACTTCATCTGCCGGtgttgattttggaataacgGGAAGTGTTTGTCTAAAATCGCCTGCTAACAATACAGTTGCTCCACCAAAACGACCGTTATTGTTCCGCAGACCGTTTGTGAGCCATTGTGCACATCCCACACAATtagtttacaatttttcaatactTGGGCCATAGCTGATTGCTATGAAATGTTGCAAACAGGAGTTTCACTGACTTGCATGTTTAACGGTAATTTTAGTGCGGAGTGTGCCGTTCTTCCACCATCATCGATAACCTTCATCAATCGATCATACGCACTCTTTTGCTAAGTGTTCAAAAGTGGGACATTTCTTTGAACTTGTTGTTCCAACGCCTTTATGTCGTCATCTTGGATTTGGCGATTTGGCGCtggcatatgaatttctgtcaATAATTTGCCACTCATACGCAAACACAAATCTTCATTCAACGCCAATGCTTCATTGTAGATCTTATCGTTCATTTGTAACTCGAAATCACCTGTTGTTACTCGAATGCGATGTAAAATGTCTTcggcgatgtcatttttgtacGTTTCCCATAGTT includes:
- the LOC131292893 gene encoding partner of xrn-2 protein 1-like codes for the protein MTFDVEKYKTFYECEEHWELKKMFMETHMERFAEDELVCLAQVFTNIELLGCKYPTETMQLVAELSKDLAANYRDSRADKLKRTFVAASNAAASRYAPKK